Within Actinosynnema pretiosum, the genomic segment TGCGCCTGGGCGAGGCGGCCGAACCGAGCAGCACGCCCCGGTAGCGGGGGCGTCCGCCCCCTTCGCGATCACCGCCCGTGATCCACACCCGCCCCCGGTCGCCCGATGGGGGGCGCGGCACTGGGACTACCCTGACGCATCCGTTCTCCCCCCGCAGCCCCGATGGAGCCCCCGTGGCAGCCGATCGCATCGAGACCGTCGTCAGCCTCTGCAAGCGCCGTGGCTTCGTCTACCCGTGCGGGGAGATCTACGGCGGCACCCGGTCCGCGTGGGACTACGGGCCGCTCGGGGTCGAGCTCAAGGACAACATCAAGCGCCAGTGGTGGAACTTCATGGTGCGCGGGCGCGAGGACGTCGTCGGGCTGGACTCCTCCGTCATCCTGCCGCGCGAGGTGTGGACCGCCTCCGGGCACGTCGAGGCGTTCGTCGACCCGCTCGTCGAGTGCAACTCCTGCCACAAGCGGTTCCGGCAGGACACGCTGTCGGAGGAGTACGCCGAGCGCACCGGCAAGGACGTGGCCGAGGGCGACGTCTCCGACGTGCCGTGCCCCAACTGCGGCACCCGCGGCCAGTACACCGAGCCGCGCATGTTCAACGGCCTGCTCAAGACCCACCTCGGCCCGGTCGAGACCGAGGAGGGCCTGCACTACCTGCGGCCCGAGACCGCGCAGGGCATCTTCACGAACTTCCTGAACGTGCAGACCACCTCGCGCCGCAAGCCGCCGTTCGGCATCGGCCAGATCGGCAAGTCGTTCCGCAACGAGATCACGCCCGGCAACTTCATCTTCCGCACCCGCGAGTTCGAGCAGATGGAGATGGAGTTCTTCGTCGAGCCCGGCACCGACGAGCAGTGGCACCAGTACTGGATCGACGAGCGCACCCGCTGGTACACGGAGCTGGGCATCTCGGCGGACAACCTGCGGCACTACGAGCACCCGGCGGAGAAGCTGTCGCACTACGCGAAGCGCACCGTCGACATCGAGTACCGCTTCCGCTTCGGCGGCCAGGAGTGGGGCGAGCTGGAGGGCATCGCCAACCGCACCGACTTCGACCTCACCACGCACTCCAACCACTCGGGCGTCGACCTGTCGTACTTCGACCAGGCCACCAACTCCCGCTACCGCCCGTTCGTGATCGAGCCCGCGGCGGGCGTGGGCCGTCCGATGATGGCGTTCCTGCTGGAGGCCTACACCGAGGACGAGGCGCCCAACGCCAAGGGCGGCGTGGACAAGCGCGTCGTGCTGCGCCTGGACCGCAGGCTCGCGCCGGTGAAGGCCGCCGTGCTGCCGCTCTCGCGCAACGCCGACCTCTCGCCCAAGGCGAAGGACCTGGCCGCCGCGCTGCGCAAGCACTGGAACGTGGAGTTCGACGACGCGGGCGCCATCGGCCGCCGGTACCGCAGGCAGGACGAGATCGGCACGCCGTTCTGCGTCACGGTCGACTTCGACACCCTCACCGACCACGCGGTGACCGTGCGCGAGCGCGACACCATGTCGCAGGAGCGGGTGTCCGTGGACCAGATCGAGGGCTACCTGGCGGCCCGGCTCATCGGGGCCTGACCGCCCCCCGACGCCTCCCCGGACGGCGCCCGCGCGACCTCCGCGCGGACGCCGTTCCGCGCTCACGGGGTGAACAGCCGGTTTCCGGGAGCGGTCCCCGACCGCATCGGCGGGGAAGGCTGATTACACCGCTCACCCTTCCGGGCGAAAAATTCCCCGTGATAACACCGTGATATGGAGAACCTTTCACGTTTTCCTGTCACGGTCAGTAACGTGAAACCCTGTGCATGTTCCAGCTCACCGACTACCGGGTGATACTGCGTCGCCACGGAGTAAAGCTGGGACGTCTTTAACCGCCGCGTCACCCTCCCCTGTGACACTGGAGTCACGAATCGGACAAACGGACGCCGGTTCCCACGTTCGGGGAGGTGGTCGCGGTGCGCTCGTCGGCGATCTTCCTCGTGCTCGCCCTGGTGGCCGCCTTCCTCACCTGCGAGGTCGACCTCGCCGCCGTCCGCTCGCACGGCGGGCACTCCGGAGGCCACTCCAGCAGCGAGGAGAAGATCCCCCGCGAGCTGCGCGAAGCCCCCAAGTTCCGGGCGGGCGCCCTGGAGGAGCAGCGCGAGCGCCCCACCCGTCCCGCCGCCCGCCCGGCCTTCCCGAACCGGCCGAACCCGCCCGCCACGATCTCCGCCCCGCCCACCGAGCCGGACGCCGACCCGTGGACGTCCCCACCGGCGCTCCAGGTGTTCCGCAACTGATCGACCGCACCGCGCCGCCCCTCGCCGAATTCCCCACCGCGAGGAGAAACCGCATTCCTGCGGGAGCAGTGACAACCGATCAGCGGAGCGCACAGTGGAATTCACCTCTCTCGTCCAGCACGCCAGGACGCACGCCGACCGCAGGCCGGTCGACGCCGGGCGCAGGCTGGCCCAGGGCCAGTCGCCGACCGTCCTGTTCATCACCTGCGCGGATTCCCGGATCGTCCCCTCGGCGATCACGGGGGCCGAACCCGGCAGCCTCTTCGAGCTGCGCACCGCGGGCAACGTGATCCCGCGCTTCACCCCGGACTCGACCTGCGGCGAGCTCGCCACCATCGAGTTCGCCGTCGTCCAGCTGGCCGTCTCGGAGATCGTCGTCTGCGGCCACTCGCACTGCGGCGCGGTGCGCGCGCTGCACGCCGACGACCCGCTCGACCACCTGCCGCACCTGCGCCGCTGGCTCACCGAGCACCTCACGCCCGGCGAGCGCGCCGACGACCCCGCCCTGCGCGCCGAGGGCCGCAGGCACGTGCTCACCCAGCTCGACGCGCTCACCCGCTACCCGTTCGTGGCCGAGCGGGTCGCGAGCGGCGCGGTGCGCGTCCACGGCTGGTTCTACGACATCGAGACCGGCGTCGTGTCCACGCACGAGCCGCAGCCCACCGCGCGCGCCGGGTCCGAGGGCCACCGCCGCCCCGCGCTCGAAGCCGCGGGCTTCCGCCCCCTGTGAGCCCTCCCGCGAGCCCGCCCGCGCACCCTCCCGCGAGTCCGCGGCCGAGCCTCCCCGCGAGCGCGGAAGCCACCCCCACGAACCTCACGGAGCCCCCAGTGACCGAACAGCTCCAGCAGCCCGTCCCCCGCGAGCGCGGGCCGGGCCGCAGGACCCGCCTCGGGTCCACCCTCGTCCCCGACCTCGGCGCCTCGCTCGTGGTCTTCCTGGTGGCGCTGCCGCTGTGCGTCGGCATCGCGGTGGCGTCCGGCGTGCCCGCCGAGCTGGGCATCGTCACCGGCGTGGTCGGCGGCGTCGTCGTCGGCCTGCTGCCGGGCAGCACCATGCAGGTCAGCGGCCCGGCGGCGGGCCTGACCGTGCTGGTGGCCGACACCGTCGCCACGCACGGCGCGGCCTCGCTGGGCCTGATCGTGCTCGGCGCGGGCCTGCTCCAGGTCCTCCTCGGCGCGCTGCGCCTGGGCCGCTGGTTCCGGGCCATCTCGCCCGCCGTGGTGCAGGGGATGCTCGCCGGGATCGGCCTGGTGCTCATCCTCGGGCAGCTCTACCCGCTGGTGGGCCGCGCCGCGCCCGGCACGACGGCCGAGAAGTTCCTCGGCCTGCCCGCGCTGGTCCCCGACCTGCCGGGTCCGGCGGCGGCGCTCGGCGCGCTGACGGTCGTGGTGGCCGTGCTGTGGAAGCGGCACGCGCCCCACCGGTTGGCGAGGGTGCCCGGCGTGCTGGTGGCCGTGGTGGTCGCCAGCGCGGCGGGGGCGGCGTTCGACGTGCCGCGCATCCAGGTCGGCGCGCTCGCGGACGAGCTGACGTTCGTCGGCGAGGCCCCGGTCACGCCCGCCCTGATCGGGGCGGTGCTGACCTTCGCGCTGGTGGCGTCGGCGGAGAGCCTGTTCAGCGCGGCGGCGGTGGACCGGATGCACGACGGGCCCCGCACCCACTACGACCGCGAGCTCGTCGCGCAGGGCGTCGGCAACACCCTGTGCGGGCTGGTCGGCGCGCTGCCGATGACGGCGGTGATCGTGCGCAGCGCAGCGAACGTCGACGCGGGCGCCCGGACCAGGGCGGCCAGGGTGCTGCACGGGGTGTGGCTGCTGGTGTTCGTGGCGCTGCTGCCGCAGACCCTGGCGGCCATCCCCCTCGCGGTGCTGGCGGGCCTGCTGGTGCACGCGGGCTGGAAGCTCCTCGCGCCGCGCGGGGTGCTCGCGCTGGCCAGGACCGACCGGGCCGAGGCGGCGGTGCTGGTGCTGACCGCGACCCTGATCGTCACCACCGACCTGCTGACCGGCACCCTCGCCGGCCTGCTGGCGGCGGTGGTCAAGACGGCGTGGGACGTGTCGCGGCTGAGCGTGACCGTCGACGGCGACCGCGTGGAGGTGCGCGGCAACGCGACGTTCCTGCGGCTCCCCCAGCTGCTGGACCGCCTGGAGGCGGTGCCGGGCGACCGCAGGCTGCGGCTGGACATGGCGGGCGTGCGGCACCAGGACCAGGCGTGCCGCCAGGCCGTGGAGCAGTGGGCGGCCAGGCGGGGGGACGTGGAGCTGATCGGGCCGGGCGCGGGCTGATCACGCTCGGGCGGCGCGGGGCCACCGGTCCCGCGCCGCCCCTACGGCGAGACCACCTGCGCCAGGAAGAACACCGCCCCGGTGCGGGCGTGCCGCACCAGCAGCAGGTGCGGCCGGTCCACCCGCACCACCAGCGGTTCCGGGGCGGGCCGGAACGCCGCCGCGCGCGTCAGCACCGCCGTGGCCGCGGCCCCCTCCAGCCCCTGCTCGTCCACCCGCAGCACCGCCTCGTGCACCACCTCGCCGACCACCAGCCTCGGGTCCGGGCTGAGCGCGCCCAGGTCCGCGCCCGACCCGAACACCGCCCGCACGCCAAGGCCGCGCAGCGCCCCGCCCAGCCGGGCGGAGAACTCCAGCCGGGCCTTCGGCAGCGACAGGTCCACCCGCCGGTGCTCCAGCCCGTCCAGAACCTCGGGAACGCCGTCGAGCGCGCCCAGCCCGCCGTCCGGCAGCAGCACGACCAGCTCCACCCCGCCCTCGGCGGGCAGCGCGACCGCCTGCCACCCGGCGCGCGCGGCGTGCCGGGCGTTCGCGGTCACCCGCATCGTCGGCACCGGACGGGTGCCGGAGGGGGTGTGGAACGGCCGGTCGGCGGTCGCGCGCTCGGGGAACGCGGTCACCCACGCGGTCTTCAGGTACAGCGCGTTGACCAGCACCGACACCGTGTCCGCCCGCACCGAGCCCGGCTGGAGCAGCTGCGGGACCAGGTCGCGGGTGGTCTCCGCGACGTCCGCGTTGATCAGCGCGCGCGCCGCCTCCGGGTCGTCCGCGAACGGGGCCGAGCGGGCCGCGCCACCGGGCCAGTCGGCCAGCCGCCGCAGGAAGCCGTCCACCAGCGGCAGGTCGTCGGCGGCCCACAGGGTGTTCGCCACGGCGAGCTCGGCGGGCGCGCCCACCCCGCTCTCCCGCACCAGCTCGGGACCGCCGGGCCCGAGCAGCGCCAGCAGCTCCTCGCGGGTCCGCCCGCGCGCCGCCTCGGCCAGCAGACCGAGCGCGCTGGCGACCGAGTACGGCGACCAGCAGGCGGACCGGGTGCGGTCCGGGGCCAGCGCGTCGTGCAGCGCCAGCGCGAACGTCAGGTGCCCTCGGTCGCGCACCCGATCACCTCCACACGTCGTCCGGGAACCGGGTGGGCGCCCTCAGCCACCACCCCAGTGTGCCACCGGTCACACGCCGTTCACGTGGCTGCGGTGCCACGCCACCGCCTGCGCGTCCGTCAACAGCGACACCTGGTCCACGATCACCCGCAACCGCGCCGCGTCGTCCCCCGCCGCGTGCCACGCCGGGGCGAACGCCGGGTCCAGCGCCCCCGGCGCCCGCTCCAGCAGGGCGTGCGCCAGCTCGGTGATCAGCTCGCGCTGCCGCTCCTGCTTCGCCCTGCGCACCGGGTCGCTCATCACGTACCGCACCGCCATCGCCTTCAGCAGCGCCACCTCCGCCGCCGCCCGCTCCGGCACCACCAGGCCCGCCGCGTACCGGGTCAGCCGCCCGTCGCCGTGCTCGGCCCTGGTCGCCCCCACCGCCGCCGACGCGAACCGCCCCACCAGCTCGCTGGTCAGCCGCTTGAGCGCGAACTGGGCGCGCAGCGTCGCGTCGTAGTGCCCCAGCTCGGCGATCACCGGCAGCACCGCCAGCTCCTGCGCCACCGCCTCCAGCTCGGCCACCGACCGCGCCGAGAACCGGTTCGCCACCGCCAGCTCCGCGATCGCCGTCCGCTCCTCCGCGACCCCCAGCGAGTACAGGTTGATCCGGTGCGCGAGCACCCCGTCCTCGACGTCGTGCACTGAGTACGCCACGTCGTCGGCCCAGTCCATGACCTGCGCCTCCAGGCAGCGCTCCCGCCCCGGCGCGCCCTCCCGCACCCAGTCGAACACGTCGAGGTCGTCCTCGTACGCGCCGAACTTCACCAGCCCCGGCTGCCTCGGCCACGGGTACTTCGTCGCCGCGTCCAGGCAGGCCCGCGTCAGGTTCAGCCCCCGGTCGGTCTTCGGCTCCAACCGGGTCAGGATGCGCAGCGTCTGCGCGTTGCCCTCGAACCCGCCGCACGGCCCGGCCAGCTCGTTGAGCGCGCGCTCCCCGTTGTGCCCGAACGGCGGGTGGCCGATGTCGTGCGCCAGACCGGCGGTGTCCACCAGGTCCGGGTCGCAGCCCAGCTCCTCGCCGATGCCCCGGCCGATCTGGGCGACCTCCAGCGAGTGCGTCAACCGGGTGCGCGGCACGCCGGTGACCTCGGCGCCCTCGCCGGGGCCCACCACCTGGGTCTTGCCCGCCAGCCTGCGCAGCGCCGCCGAGTGCAGCACCCGCGCCCGGTCCCGCGCGTACGGCGTGCGGCGCTCGGTGCGCGAACCGGGCAGCACGGCGGCCTTCGGCGGTTCGGGGAGGAGCCTGGCGCCGTCGTGGTCGGAGTAGCCGGGGTTCATCCGAACACCGTAGGGGAGGGCGGGCGACCAGGACGTGGCCGGGAGACGACCGCCGTGTGGAGATCGGCTTTTAGATCGGGATGTCGTCCACGGCGTCCACCGGGGCCTTGAGCAGGTGGTAGTACATCAGCGCCATGGTCTCGCGGCGGATGTAGTAGAGCTGCATCTCGCGGGTCTGCACGTTCGGGCCGCTGCGCGTCGGCGACGTCCACGCGTCCAGGCCCTGGTCCTCGGCCATGGTGCGGGCCCGCAGCGAGTGCCACGGGTCGCTGACGATCACCGCGGTCCTGAGCGAGCGCTCGTGCGCCCGCTCCGCGACGGCCTTGATGCTGCCCAGCGTGTCGGTGCCCTCGCCGATCTCGATCACCCGGTCGGCGGGCACCCCGCGCTCCTCCAACCAGATCCGGCCCGCCTCGCCCTCGGTGAAGTTGTCGCCGGGCTGACGGCCGCCGGTGGTGACGATGTAGTCCACCACGTCCTGCTCGTAGAGCCTGCGTGCGTGCTCCAGCCGGGCGGCCAGGACGTCCGAGGGAACCCCGTTGTACTGCGCGGCGCCCAGGACCACCGCCATGTCCGCGTGCGTGCGGTCGTCGTCCCTGGCCACCTGCCAGACCCGGAACGTCGTGCCCCCTGTGACGATCAGGACGATCGCGATGCCGCCCAGCAGGGTTCTCTGGACGTAGCGGCGGAGCCGGGCCAGCAGCGTCATGCGCACCCGGTCATGGTTCCACAACGCGGGGTGCGGGCCGTTCGGCAGCCGCCCGGCGCGGCGGGGGAGTGGTCGGTTCGGGTGAACGCGACCGGGACGGGGGCGACTGCGGGTTCCCGGTTGCCGGGGCGCGCGGGGCGTTGCCAGGATCTGGGGATGCCTGCGGAGCAACCGACGATCCTCGCCACCTCGGGTGGTTTCCGCGCCGGGCGGCGCACGTCGCTGGAGTTCGGCGACCTGGTGCGGTTCGCCGTCGAGCTGTCCGGCGCGACCGGTCGGCCCCGGCTGCTGCACGTGGGCACCGCCAACGGGGACCAGCGGTTCTTCAACGCGCACCTGAGCGAGGCCGGGCAGCTCGCCGGGTGGGACGTGGCGCACCTGAACCTGTTCACCATGCCGCCGGTGGACGACGTCGCCTCGTTCGTGCTGGAGCACGACGTGGTGTGGGTCGGCGGCGGGTCGGTGGCGAACCTGCTCGCGGTGTGGCGGGTGCACGGGCTGGGCCCGGTGTTCCGGCGCGCCTGGGAGGCCGGGGTGGTGCTCGGCGGGGTGTCGGCCGGGGCGATCTGCTGGTACGAGGGCGGGGTGACCGACTCGTTCGGGCCCGAGCTGCGCGTGGTGCGCGACGGGCTCGGGTTCCTGCCGTACGGCAGCGGGGTGCAC encodes:
- a CDS encoding glycine--tRNA ligase — its product is MAADRIETVVSLCKRRGFVYPCGEIYGGTRSAWDYGPLGVELKDNIKRQWWNFMVRGREDVVGLDSSVILPREVWTASGHVEAFVDPLVECNSCHKRFRQDTLSEEYAERTGKDVAEGDVSDVPCPNCGTRGQYTEPRMFNGLLKTHLGPVETEEGLHYLRPETAQGIFTNFLNVQTTSRRKPPFGIGQIGKSFRNEITPGNFIFRTREFEQMEMEFFVEPGTDEQWHQYWIDERTRWYTELGISADNLRHYEHPAEKLSHYAKRTVDIEYRFRFGGQEWGELEGIANRTDFDLTTHSNHSGVDLSYFDQATNSRYRPFVIEPAAGVGRPMMAFLLEAYTEDEAPNAKGGVDKRVVLRLDRRLAPVKAAVLPLSRNADLSPKAKDLAAALRKHWNVEFDDAGAIGRRYRRQDEIGTPFCVTVDFDTLTDHAVTVRERDTMSQERVSVDQIEGYLAARLIGA
- a CDS encoding carbonic anhydrase → MEFTSLVQHARTHADRRPVDAGRRLAQGQSPTVLFITCADSRIVPSAITGAEPGSLFELRTAGNVIPRFTPDSTCGELATIEFAVVQLAVSEIVVCGHSHCGAVRALHADDPLDHLPHLRRWLTEHLTPGERADDPALRAEGRRHVLTQLDALTRYPFVAERVASGAVRVHGWFYDIETGVVSTHEPQPTARAGSEGHRRPALEAAGFRPL
- a CDS encoding SulP family inorganic anion transporter, encoding MTEQLQQPVPRERGPGRRTRLGSTLVPDLGASLVVFLVALPLCVGIAVASGVPAELGIVTGVVGGVVVGLLPGSTMQVSGPAAGLTVLVADTVATHGAASLGLIVLGAGLLQVLLGALRLGRWFRAISPAVVQGMLAGIGLVLILGQLYPLVGRAAPGTTAEKFLGLPALVPDLPGPAAALGALTVVVAVLWKRHAPHRLARVPGVLVAVVVASAAGAAFDVPRIQVGALADELTFVGEAPVTPALIGAVLTFALVASAESLFSAAAVDRMHDGPRTHYDRELVAQGVGNTLCGLVGALPMTAVIVRSAANVDAGARTRAARVLHGVWLLVFVALLPQTLAAIPLAVLAGLLVHAGWKLLAPRGVLALARTDRAEAAVLVLTATLIVTTDLLTGTLAGLLAAVVKTAWDVSRLSVTVDGDRVEVRGNATFLRLPQLLDRLEAVPGDRRLRLDMAGVRHQDQACRQAVEQWAARRGDVELIGPGAG
- a CDS encoding serpin family protein gives rise to the protein MRDRGHLTFALALHDALAPDRTRSACWSPYSVASALGLLAEAARGRTREELLALLGPGGPELVRESGVGAPAELAVANTLWAADDLPLVDGFLRRLADWPGGAARSAPFADDPEAARALINADVAETTRDLVPQLLQPGSVRADTVSVLVNALYLKTAWVTAFPERATADRPFHTPSGTRPVPTMRVTANARHAARAGWQAVALPAEGGVELVVLLPDGGLGALDGVPEVLDGLEHRRVDLSLPKARLEFSARLGGALRGLGVRAVFGSGADLGALSPDPRLVVGEVVHEAVLRVDEQGLEGAAATAVLTRAAAFRPAPEPLVVRVDRPHLLLVRHARTGAVFFLAQVVSP
- a CDS encoding deoxyguanosinetriphosphate triphosphohydrolase, whose amino-acid sequence is MNPGYSDHDGARLLPEPPKAAVLPGSRTERRTPYARDRARVLHSAALRRLAGKTQVVGPGEGAEVTGVPRTRLTHSLEVAQIGRGIGEELGCDPDLVDTAGLAHDIGHPPFGHNGERALNELAGPCGGFEGNAQTLRILTRLEPKTDRGLNLTRACLDAATKYPWPRQPGLVKFGAYEDDLDVFDWVREGAPGRERCLEAQVMDWADDVAYSVHDVEDGVLAHRINLYSLGVAEERTAIAELAVANRFSARSVAELEAVAQELAVLPVIAELGHYDATLRAQFALKRLTSELVGRFASAAVGATRAEHGDGRLTRYAAGLVVPERAAAEVALLKAMAVRYVMSDPVRRAKQERQRELITELAHALLERAPGALDPAFAPAWHAAGDDAARLRVIVDQVSLLTDAQAVAWHRSHVNGV
- a CDS encoding YdcF family protein — protein: MTLLARLRRYVQRTLLGGIAIVLIVTGGTTFRVWQVARDDDRTHADMAVVLGAAQYNGVPSDVLAARLEHARRLYEQDVVDYIVTTGGRQPGDNFTEGEAGRIWLEERGVPADRVIEIGEGTDTLGSIKAVAERAHERSLRTAVIVSDPWHSLRARTMAEDQGLDAWTSPTRSGPNVQTREMQLYYIRRETMALMYYHLLKAPVDAVDDIPI
- a CDS encoding Type 1 glutamine amidotransferase-like domain-containing protein; translation: MPAEQPTILATSGGFRAGRRTSLEFGDLVRFAVELSGATGRPRLLHVGTANGDQRFFNAHLSEAGQLAGWDVAHLNLFTMPPVDDVASFVLEHDVVWVGGGSVANLLAVWRVHGLGPVFRRAWEAGVVLGGVSAGAICWYEGGVTDSFGPELRVVRDGLGFLPYGSGVHLDSEPARRPAVRAAVGGGELPVTHCTDDGAGLLYRGVELVEAVAERDGAGACVVRPDGSGGVVEEALDVRRL